One Ignavibacteriota bacterium DNA segment encodes these proteins:
- a CDS encoding RNA polymerase sigma factor yields MRTYLSTIVYRSAVKENLRRNKLEEGPPECAGSPDPTPFDLTVRREQEREIIRAIQLLTPSQRDILVLRFYGEFGYEEIAAMTGVALGTVKSRIFYAVKTVRTILQSRGVV; encoded by the coding sequence GTGCGGACATATCTCTCCACGATCGTTTATCGGTCTGCGGTGAAGGAAAACCTGCGGCGGAACAAACTTGAAGAGGGTCCGCCAGAGTGTGCCGGATCTCCAGACCCAACACCCTTCGATCTGACCGTCAGACGCGAACAGGAGAGGGAGATCATTCGCGCGATCCAATTGCTGACTCCGTCGCAAAGAGACATTCTCGTGCTCAGGTTTTATGGCGAGTTCGGGTACGAGGAAATCGCGGCTATGACCGGCGTAGCCCTGGGGACAGTGAAGTCACGTATCTTCTACGCAGTGAAGACAGTACGCACAATATTGCAGAGCAGAGGTGTAGTATGA
- a CDS encoding T9SS type A sorting domain-containing protein, producing the protein MAVYGRGTKVFAATLNGVYASADTGRLWSRKSQGLTDTSANCLADAKGVLVCGTSSEIFRSTDDGTSWSLASTGIRNLRCYALADSGGILLVAAGRTIRSSADSGKTWSRPAPGLIGTQAVRRIMWKGANLYAGTSTGLYRSTSSGGAWTQISMGPLVEYVNALETLGSRLFVGTNSGVMHSSNDGASWTRVKVAALYGFIRSLTTSAGKLYAGTDEGVFVSADTGSHWSPVGSGLPQESVRALLVVDSTLFAAQDLGVRRLKLGGTTWTPVPGPVFGLFVFAMAYGRGRLFAGTDNGVFSSPDLGETWTPVNDGVSDRLITSLSFTGGDLYAGTVGGVWRWPADQPTTVSATSEHVPLSAMLMQNYPNPFNPSTTIRYGLPGRAHVTLTVFNTLGQQVSVLQNSEQDPGYHEIRFDGSNLPSGVYFYRMQAGSFVETKRLLLLR; encoded by the coding sequence ATGGCCGTGTACGGCCGCGGGACTAAGGTGTTTGCCGCCACACTCAACGGCGTGTACGCATCGGCGGACACCGGACGTTTGTGGAGCAGGAAGAGCCAGGGATTGACGGACACGAGCGCCAACTGCCTGGCGGACGCAAAGGGGGTGTTGGTGTGTGGAACCTCATCCGAGATCTTCCGCTCGACCGATGATGGCACCTCGTGGAGTCTGGCCTCGACCGGCATTCGGAATCTGCGCTGCTATGCACTTGCGGATTCCGGCGGGATCCTGCTTGTCGCGGCAGGCCGCACGATACGATCCTCTGCAGACTCCGGAAAAACCTGGTCTCGTCCGGCACCAGGGCTGATCGGCACCCAGGCGGTCAGACGGATCATGTGGAAGGGTGCAAACCTCTATGCAGGAACGTCGACCGGATTGTACCGGTCAACGAGCTCCGGAGGCGCATGGACGCAGATCAGCATGGGGCCGCTTGTTGAATATGTGAACGCGCTTGAGACGTTAGGGTCTCGACTGTTCGTCGGAACGAATAGCGGTGTCATGCATTCATCGAATGACGGTGCGAGCTGGACCCGCGTAAAGGTGGCGGCGCTCTACGGGTTCATCCGGTCACTCACTACCTCGGCCGGCAAGCTGTACGCGGGCACGGATGAAGGTGTATTTGTCTCCGCAGATACCGGTTCACACTGGTCTCCGGTCGGCAGCGGGCTTCCTCAGGAAAGTGTGCGGGCACTCTTGGTCGTGGACTCAACGCTGTTTGCGGCGCAGGATCTGGGTGTGCGGCGATTGAAGCTCGGAGGAACCACATGGACGCCGGTGCCCGGGCCGGTCTTCGGGCTTTTCGTATTTGCCATGGCTTATGGCCGCGGACGTCTCTTTGCGGGCACGGACAATGGGGTGTTTTCTTCGCCGGACCTCGGCGAAACCTGGACACCGGTGAACGATGGGGTGAGCGATCGCCTCATCACCTCGTTGTCGTTCACCGGTGGTGATCTCTATGCGGGCACCGTGGGAGGTGTGTGGCGATGGCCCGCCGATCAGCCAACAACCGTATCAGCGACATCGGAGCATGTTCCGCTCTCTGCCATGCTCATGCAGAACTACCCCAACCCCTTCAATCCGTCGACCACGATCAGGTATGGTCTTCCGGGTCGAGCGCACGTTACGCTGACAGTGTTCAACACGCTGGGACAGCAGGTATCCGTCCTGCAGAACAGCGAACAAGACCCCGGCTACCACGAAATCCGCTTTGACGGCTCGAACCTCCCCAGCGGCGTGTACTTCTACAGAATGCAAGCGGGCTCATTCGTAGAGACCAAACGACTTCTCTTGTTGAGATAA